Sequence from the Drosophila subpulchrella strain 33 F10 #4 breed RU33 chromosome 3R, RU_Dsub_v1.1 Primary Assembly, whole genome shotgun sequence genome:
AAAGGCCACGTTCGAGTCATTTATGGATGCCGTCGATGAATTTTATTCAACTCAAGAATCGCAGAAGATTGACATGAAAACGCTGCATCAGGAGCGTGAAGCTCTGAAGAAGCTGTCCAATGTTAAAAATGACCACGCAAAGCGTCTGGAGGAGTTGACCAAAGTTCAGGATGTGGACCGAAAGAAGGCAGAGCTTATTACGTCCAATCAAAGCCTGGTGGATAATGCAATTCGGGCAGTTCAGTCGGCTATCGCTAGTCAATTGTCCTGGCCGGATATTCATGAGCTGGTGAAGGAGGCCCAGGCGAATGGCGATGCTGTAGCTAGTTCCATAAAGCAGCTAAAGCTGGAAACGAACCATATATCGCTTATGCTCAGTGACCCTTATGATAATAATGAAGACGAGGATCTTAAGACTCCAGAGGTGACAGTTGTGGATGTGGATTTAGCACTATCTGCCTGGGCCAACGCCCGTCGATACTACGATAAGAAACGTTCAGCTGCTCAAAAGGAAAAGAAAACGGTAGATGCTTCCCAAAAAGCGCTTAAATCTGCTGAGCGCAAGACACAACAAACGCTCAAGGAAGTAAGGACTATTTCCAACATCGTAAAGGCCCGTAAAGTATTCTGGTTTGAAAAGTTTTACTGGTTTATAAGCTCTGAAAATTATTTGGTTATTGGAGGCAGAGATGCGCAGCAGAACGAGCTTATTGTTAAAAGGTTaggattttgaaatcattgtattgtttactttgttataactaaaattatatttttcagATATATGCGTCCGAAAGACATTTATGTGCACGCTGAGATTCAAGGTGCCTCGAGTGTTATAATACAGAATCCCACAGGAGAGGATATACCTCCCAAAACGTTGCTCGAAGCTGGATCTATGGCTATATCGTACAGTGTGGCTTGGGATGCCAAGGTGGTAACAAATTCCTACTGGGTGACAAGTGATCAGGTCAGCAAAACCGCACCAACTGGAGAGTACTTGGCAACTGGTAGCTTTATGATCAGAGGAAAGAAGAACTTCCTGCCATCCTGCCACTTGACTATGGGTCTAAGTTTACTTTTCAAGTTGGAAGACAGTTTTATTGAGCGCCATTTGGGCGAACGTAAAGTTAGAAGCTTGGATGATGATCAGATTGATCAAAATGTTAAAGAAACTGAAGTTGAGCATGATCTTTTGTCCGACGGTGAAGATACTGAAACAAATCCCACTACAAATGTCGAGGAGCAAAGTTCTAATACTGAGATTACTGGTTTTCCCAATACGGAAGTAAAGATTGAACACGATACTGGCCGCATAATAGTCAGATCCGACTCCATAAATGCAGAGAACGAAGGGACTGAAGAGATAGAAGAGGTGGTCGAAAAACTTTCAACTAAACCCCTGGATGAGGAAACGACCATTATTTTGGCTGGTCCAAGCCGCAAGAAGCAAGTTAGTGCTAAAAAGACTAAAGAAGACAAAGCACGAGCTGCGAAACAGGAAGCTGCCAAACAGGAAGTTGCCCCTGTAAGCACTGAGCCCAAAAATCCATCGCAGGTTAAGAGAGGTCAGAAGGGCAAACTGAagaaaatgaaacaaaaataCAAGGATCAAGATGATGAGGAGCGTGAAATTCGTATGATGATTCTCAAGTCTTCGGGCAAGGAAAAGCCCCAGGCAGCTGCTGAAAAAGTGGTGGAGAAGAGCGAGGTTATAAAGCAGTATGTGAAACCAGATAAAAGCGCAGCTCCCAAAAACCCAGTGGAATTGGAGGATGCTGATGAAGTGCCCGTCGGCGGTGATGTGGATATACTCAACAGTCTGACTGGGCAGCCACACGAGGGAGATGAGTTGCTCTTTGCAATTCCTGTAGTGGCTCCCTATCAGGCCTTGCAAAACTACAAGTAAGTTAAAATTAATCATTATTATTTcgttaattatttttaatgctTAAGTAAGTAGCTTAaaattgtgtttatttttatttagtcccttaa
This genomic interval carries:
- the LOC119561018 gene encoding nuclear export mediator factor NEMF homolog, which codes for MKTRFNTFDIICGVAELQKLVGWRVNQIYDVDNKTYLFRMQGTGAVEKVTLLLESGTRFHTTRFEWPKNMAPSGFSMKLRKHLKNKRLEKIQQLGGDRIVDFQFGTGDAAYHVILELYDRGNVILTDYELTTLYILRPHTEGENLRFAMREKYPVKRAKQATEELQPEALEKLLENAKNGDYLRQILTPNLDCGPAVIEHILLSHGLDNHVIKREEAEDTPEAEEKPEKGGKKQRKKQQSAKLEQKPFDMVNDLPILKQAVKCAQDLIIEGNSGKTKGYIIQVKEEKPTENGKVEFFFRNIEFHPYLFVQFQNFEKATFESFMDAVDEFYSTQESQKIDMKTLHQEREALKKLSNVKNDHAKRLEELTKVQDVDRKKAELITSNQSLVDNAIRAVQSAIASQLSWPDIHELVKEAQANGDAVASSIKQLKLETNHISLMLSDPYDNNEDEDLKTPEVTVVDVDLALSAWANARRYYDKKRSAAQKEKKTVDASQKALKSAERKTQQTLKEVRTISNIVKARKVFWFEKFYWFISSENYLVIGGRDAQQNELIVKRYMRPKDIYVHAEIQGASSVIIQNPTGEDIPPKTLLEAGSMAISYSVAWDAKVVTNSYWVTSDQVSKTAPTGEYLATGSFMIRGKKNFLPSCHLTMGLSLLFKLEDSFIERHLGERKVRSLDDDQIDQNVKETEVEHDLLSDGEDTETNPTTNVEEQSSNTEITGFPNTEVKIEHDTGRIIVRSDSINAENEGTEEIEEVVEKLSTKPLDEETTIILAGPSRKKQVSAKKTKEDKARAAKQEAAKQEVAPVSTEPKNPSQVKRGQKGKLKKMKQKYKDQDDEEREIRMMILKSSGKEKPQAAAEKVVEKSEVIKQYVKPDKSAAPKNPVELEDADEVPVGGDVDILNSLTGQPHEGDELLFAIPVVAPYQALQNYKFKVKLTPGTGKRGKAAKLALNIFAKEKGCNAREKDLLKSIKEESMARNIPGKVKLSAPQLQKYHK